The following are encoded in a window of Dysidea avara chromosome 4, odDysAvar1.4, whole genome shotgun sequence genomic DNA:
- the LOC136253233 gene encoding uncharacterized protein, with the protein MWNFAVYLPLMIGELVPECDEEWECFLLLLEILQICLSSVFSADLVEYLAFLIEMYLSSFCECYSHKKILPKQHYLTHFPSQILKLGPLTTSWCMRMEAKNSYFKRIAQQGNFKNIVLSVAQRHQKLMCALLHDNDFFDKVMNKSIAQCESSLSAEPNWIKEPLENFLVAHNLQQTTVTRVDWIEMQGNEYCVDDVIWVGFEDELPKTKGTDHYHNSFLVQKSAKFILKQVTEDSVWMGKQHSLETHQLSSCEPGTFHIVTKYFISNLV; encoded by the exons ATGTGGAATTTTGCTGTGTATTTGCCATTGATGATCGGAGAATTAGTTCCAGAATGTGATGAAGAATGGGAATGCTTTCTTTTGCTTTTAGAAATACTACAAATTTGTTTGTCCTCTGTTTTTTCAGCTGATTTAGTGGAGTACTTAGCATTCTTAATTGAGATGTACTTGTCTTCATTTTGCGAATGCTATTCCCACAAGAAAATTTTGCCAAAGCAACACTACTTGACCCATTTTCCATCCCAGATTTTGAA GTTAGGTCCTCTTACAACATCGTGGTGTATGAGGATGGAAGCTAAAAACAGttattttaaaaggatagctcAGCAAGGAAATTTTAAGAATATTGTCCTAAGTGTTGCTCAGCGTCATCAGAAACTGATGTGTGCTCTCCTACATGACAATGACTTCTTTGATAAGGTGATGAATAAATCAATCG CTCAATGCGAAAGCTCCCTTTCAGCTGAACCAAATTGGATTAAGGAGCCATTAGAGAATTTTCTGGTTGCTCATAATCTACAGCAAACAACAGTAACAAG GGTTGACTGGATAGAAATGCAAGGCAACGAGTACTGTGTagatgatgtgatttgggttggaTTTGAAGATGAGCTACCAAA AACTAAAGGAACTGATCATTATCACAATTCCTTTTTAGTTCAAAAGTCAGCTAAATTTATTCTAAAACAAGTAACAGAAGACAGTGTATGGATGGGCAAGCAGCATTCTCTTGAAACTCATCAGTTGAGTTCATGTGAACCAGGGACGTTTCACATTGTAACCAAGtattttatttcaaatttggtttag
- the LOC136253957 gene encoding uncharacterized protein codes for MRNKIVNFRIRYVIFMFNNRHRSIIGDLRRQNEDCRYFRREIIDFERRRIDAHSFITMLAVAEVLRNLTIPRSRVKFTGVTLGKGAYGKVSEVEYDGKLCAGKAVHSLLLQLASPAEAAKIKDDFLQECHLWSTIRHPNIVSFLGIYYPSSDETGLPVMVMEKMQESVTSMVEKYDNIPLMVKLSVLHDVSLGLRYLHGHSPSIVHRDLSPNNILVSCHLESAKITDLGVAKVMKTGNSKTLTKTPGTGVFMPPEALDDKPVYGPPLDVFSFGGVILHVTSRQWPTPKAIKQIDPKTKTRIMLSEVERRQQYINMMIGTDADLKPLAVSCLDDDPELRPTAAGLSEKIKMMKEEYSKKSTRDGMDPFSWLAEMKLSLQSQEQQESFIPDLLSGSNNIQWKEGASAPVARSGHKAVVHNGAIYVGGGANDDGRLYTLDVYLPTTNKWDTIDTPCSLFSLTVLMGKLLIVGGVNTDNKAINKIYVLDSGQWKVYRKMPKERFNVGVTSYQSIMIVIGGGDDDENVLNTVELLNGATGQWFKCDDLPQPLFSPELVIVSDMLYVLGGCTDDDDFSTTVYAASLDTLLVYQLKWQCFADASWGTSSAVALNNKYLLALGGAKTIGTKNDEIILTNEVFTIDSMSTTWTLTATIPLPLATMAVVCNNDSKLVMIGGLTNNREVNVYNKVWIGSFQ; via the exons atgcggaataaaattgtaaacttcCGAATACGTTACGTTATTTTTATGTTCAATAATAGGcaccgttcgataataggtgACTTACGCCGTCAGAACGAAGATTGTAGGTACTTCAGACGAGAGATAATTGATTTTGAGCGACGTCGAATTGATGCCCACTCTTTTATTACAATGTTGGCAGTAGCCGAAGTACTACGTAACCTCACCATTCCTAGATCCCGAGTGAAGTTCACCGGAGTGACATTAGGTAAAGGGGCCTATGGAAAAGTATCTGAAGTGGAATATGATGGAAAGTTATGCGCTGGTAAAGCAGTTCACTCATTACTACTCCAGCTAGCTAGCCCAGCAGAAGCAGCTAAAATAAAAGATGACTTCTTACAGGAGTGCCATCTCTGGAGTACTATACGTCATCCAAACATTGTGTCATTCCTCGGAATATATTATCCTTCAAGTGATGAGACTGGACTGCCTGTTATGGTGATGGAGAAGATGCAGGAGAGTGTAACGTCCATGGTGGAGAAATATGATAATATTCCATTAATGGTGAAACTGTCGGTACTACATGATGTGTCTCTAGGGCTGAGGTATCTTCATGGTCACAGTCCTTCAATTGTCCATCGAGACTTATCTCCTAATAACATACTGGTAAGCTGTCATCTTGAATCAGCAAAAATCACAGATCTCGGCGTTGCAAAGGTAATGAAGACTGGAAATAGCAAGACACTGACTAAAACTCCAGGAACTGGTGTGTTTATGCCTCCAGAAGCATTAGATGATAAGCCAGTATATGGGCCACCATTAGATGTGTTCTCTTTCGGTGGAGTGATCCTCCATGTCACCAGCCGACAATGGCCTACTCCTAAAGCCATTAAACAAATTGATCCCAAGACAAAGACACGAATAATGTTGTCAGAAGTAGAGCGACGTCAGCAGTACATAAACATGATGATTGGAACTGATGCAGACCTGAAACCATTAGCTGTGTCATGTTTGGATGATGATCCAGAATTACGTCCTACAGCAGCAGGATTATCAGAGAAGATCAAGATGATGAAGGAAGAGTATAGCAAGAAGTCCACTCGTGATGGGATGGATCCCTTCTCATGGTTGGCTGAGATGAAACTGTCACTACAGTCACAG gAACAGCAAGAATCATTCATACCGGACTTGCTCAGTGGGTCAAATAATATCCAGTGGAAAGAAGGAGCTTCAGCACCAGTAGCCAGATCAGGACACAAAGCTGTGGTGCATAATGGAGCAATTTATGTGGGAGGTGGTGCTAATGATGATGGTCGACTTTATACATTGGATGTGTACCTACCAACCACTAACAAATGGGACACCATTGACACACCATGTTCACTGTTTTCCCTAACTGTTTTGATGGGTAAACTTCTTATTGTGGGTGGTGTGAATACTGATAACAAAGCCATTAACAAGATATATGTGCTTGACAGTGGCCAGTGGAAAGTCTACAGAAAGATGCCTAAAGAAAGATTTAATGTTGGTGTTACCAGCTACCAATCAATCATGATAGTGATCGgaggtggtgatgatgatgaaaatgtCCTCAATACTGTTGAACTACTCAATGGTGCTACTGGCCAGTGGTTTAAATGTGATGATCTCCCTCAACCACTATTTTCTCCCGAATTGGTCATAGTCAGTGACATGCTGTATGTATTAGGTGGATgcactgatgatgatgatttctCTACAACAGTATATGCTGCATCCCTTGATACTTTGTTAGTATACCAATTAAAATGGCAATGTTTTGCAGATGCATCATGGGGTACTTCAAGTGCTGTTGCTCTGAATAACAAATATTTGTTAGCATTGGGAGGAGCAAAGACAATTGGCACCAAAAATGATGAAATAATATTGACTAATGAAGTTTTTACTATTGACTCTATGTCTACCACATGGACACTCACTGCAACTATCCCACTGCCATTAGCTACAATGGCTGTAGTGTGTAACAATGATTCCAAGCTAGTAATGATTGGAGGATTGACTAACAACAGAGAAGTTAATGTGTATAACAAAGTTTGGATAGGATCATTCCAGTAG